In a single window of the Antedon mediterranea chromosome 1, ecAntMedi1.1, whole genome shotgun sequence genome:
- the LOC140062364 gene encoding small ribosomal subunit protein uS7m-like, with product MALPTIVAAQTFSTKYFAASLCCKSSFCFFQVRYSRYPKTYVEPIADPEVYKSGELPTDISTPVKAAPHNLTSSLTSDPLAIKFINVMMEDGKKEVCIRIMNKTYFEIKKIQYSKYLKADEESKSSIELNPSKIFNKAIENCKPLIGLTSIKRGGKSYQVPTPFKESRQRFLAMKWMVTECHTKELETHMPIKLAEELLKAYENTGNVVKRKQDLHKMAESNRAYAHFRWW from the exons ATGGCGCTTCCCACGATAGTTGCTGCCCAGACATTTTCTACGAAATATTTTGCTGCTAGCTTATGCTGCAAATCTAGCTTTTG CTTTTTTCAAGTTCGATATAGTCGTTACCCAAAAACGTATGTAGAACCAATTGCAGACCCAGAGGTTTACAAATCTGGAGAACTTCCCACTGACATCAGCACACCTGTCAAAGCTGCGCCACACAACCTCACGTCATCTTTAACTTCAGATCCATTAGCAAT caaatttataaatgtaatgATGGAAGATGGAAAGAAAGAAGTTTGTATACGAATTATGAATAAG ACCTATTTTGAAATTAAGAAAATTCAGTATAGTAAATATTTGAAAGCAGATGAAGAGAGCAAGTCCTCAATCGAACTAAACCCAtccaaaatatttaataaagccATTGAGAATTGTAAACCACTGATTGGTTTAACATCAATTAAAAGAGGGGGTAAAAGCTATCAA GTTCCAACGCCTTTTAAGGAATCAAGGCAACGTTTCCTGGCCATGAAATGGATGGTGACAGAATGCCACACAAAGGAATTAGAAACACATATGCCAATAAAGTTAGCAGAGGAATTATTGAAAGCATATGAGAACACA ggaaaTGTTGTAAAAAGAAAACAGGATCTTCATAAGATGGCGGAATCAAACAGAGCATATGCCCACTTTAGGTGGTGGTAA